In Drosophila subpulchrella strain 33 F10 #4 breed RU33 chromosome 3R, RU_Dsub_v1.1 Primary Assembly, whole genome shotgun sequence, the following are encoded in one genomic region:
- the LOC119546968 gene encoding probable ubiquitin carboxyl-terminal hydrolase FAF isoform X1 translates to MTFDTRRHTTGQPGTTATSSGSTTATTTTSPAQSAGTGTGTGSGTGTGTVTTSSLPGGGGGGGSSGLDSSQEQQPAVSSQSSDDVAASSSTGSVESTVTLVPPEKLISSFPTTKLRLLTQKISNPRWVVPVLPEQELEVLLNAAIELTQAGVDHDCEPCVEFYRNGLSTSFAKILTDEAVNSWKYNIHHCILVSCGKLLHLIAIHMQRDNPYLLDLLAIVFDPENKFNTFNAARQPECFASADCIWGQLDSNKMYARPPPEPKNARGWLVDLINRFGQLGGFDNLLERFNSGLELLKRNQNKGTGKSACGEGGGEGNGQDNRLTLALIHSLLRPFGQCYELLTPATIAKYFMPTWNVVLDLLDSFTDEELKREVKPEGRNDYINGIVKSARFLASRLSGQEELIRDLEMFRLKMILRLLQVSSFNGKMNALNEINKVLSSVAYYSHRSQPLPHCMPEDEMDWLTAERMAQWIKASDVLGIVLKDSLHQPQYVEKLEKIIRFLIKEQALTLDDLDAVWRAQAGKHEAIVKNVHDLLAKLAWDFTPEQLDHLFEAFQASMTTANKRQRERLLELIRRLAEDDKNGVMAQKVLKLFWTLAHSQEVPPEVLDQALGAHVKILDYSCSQERDAQKTIWLDKCVGELKSGDGWVLPALRLIRDICCLYDTTPNHAPRTQTGTNRQQVIERLQNDYSLVILVTNSLTAYMERVRQMVADTPGLEAANIVIDGRFPHHAQIAERLEFLKFLLKDGQLWLCADQAKQIWHCLAVSAVFPADREECFRWFGKLMGEEPDLDPGINKDFFENNILQLDPHLLTESGIKCFERFFKAVNSKEDKLKAIHRGYILDNEDLIGKDYLWRVITTGGEEIASKAIDLLKEVSTALGPRLQENIAEFHEMFIGECCARLRTHYGNIVILGKTQLQEELDAPDQSDNANDESKDSKMRFIEAEKMCRILKVLQEYVKECDRSFSGDRVHLPLSRVTRGKNTSLYIRFQNPGRPIDDLEIVTHSNETMAAFKRSLLKRIKGTSTTNIKVDLFYTNGEMIEVSDEINPLYQYTIRDKMVLTAKLTPVGTGLASSPDSSSDSSTGSPPRPCPDMQRVESESTLPGVIISQNYQYTEFFLKLYQLGSDLEHGRLRDSAKVLLHLLPCDRQTMRQLQVMCKVPKAAVTVAVTGEKSAKDEEEKLNTTDQPTSEVEEENCTPEQIFLHPTPAQVLYNLSVLHGLLIPALDPLGEGALLVQSAWMHSGCAHFVLELLTKNNFLPSADMHTKRASFQCVLRLAKLFLYIVGSVLSRVGDEPMICDLDNGSRSQVDILKQNFSTMPNSSQGTLRAISAKLAVMLAREMLSASQEGDRCRTLFSSTLQWSCPDISTIKAVVQLAWASSCGNLQALGSSSGDFEDEVIVPDGQDFSMCKEALEVLTISFILNPSANEALTSDANWPKFITSIVLKNPLRHVRQVASEQLFLASTYCAGDRRPFVYMVNLLVGALKTLVPQYEATCAEFFSVLCRTLSYGCIYNWPLQISEGLLGDEIKWLQRIRENVRATGDTQVHEELLEGHLCLAKELMFFLAADSKAQLNELIHELIDDFLFTASREFLHLRRHGSLRQDTVPPPVCRSPHTIAAACDLLIALCQLCVPNMKLLTNTLIDFVCTDTDPLREWDYLPPVGARPTKGFCGLKNAGATCYMNSVLQQLYMVPAVRVGILRAHGAATTDGEDFSGDSDLTGGGLGPALFSGPASALVTFSSSSGAVEDGSQDVRKNYHVVILKHVQAIFAHLGHSALQFYVPRGLWTHFKLQGEPVNLREQQDAVEFFMSLFESLDEGLKALGQPQLMNATLGGSFSDQKICQECPHRYSKEEPFSVFSVDIRNHSSLTESLEQYVKGELLEGADAYHCDKCDKKVVTVKRLCVKKLPPVLAIQLKRFEYDYERVCAIKFNDYFEFPRILDMEPYTVSGLAKLEGEVVEVGDNCQTNVETTKYELTGIVVHSGQASGGHYFSYILSKNPANGKCQWYKFDDGEVTECKMHEDEEMKAQCFGGDYMGEIYDNNLKRMQYRRQKRWWNAYMLFYTRCDQSPVQYEPSVEQLSLTESRNMVLPLPKPIERSVRHQNIRFLHSRSIFSVEFFNFIKKLVSCNIPSARSDKITSAAEELSLLGVQLASQFLFHTGFRTKKSLRGPVIDWYDALSHHIRSSALVRKWFANHALLSPPSRLGEYILMAPSPEVRTVFVKLVVFFCHFAINDEPLTGYDGANLCEQVLISVLRLLKSEAADYGKHLPHYFSLFSMYVGLGTREKQQLLRLNVPLQFIQVALDDGPGPAIKYQYPEFSKLHQVVSHLIRCSDVSEKCQSSNQNARPLPNPFKDATVAHEELTPLSTECMDLLFNRTGYIKKVIEDTNVGDEGLKLLQYCSWENPHFSRAVLTELLWQCGFAYCHDMRHHTDLLLNILLIDDSWQHHRIHNALNGVAEEREGLLETIQRAKTHYQKRAYQIIKCLTQLFHKSPIALQMLNTNPTISRHWSIAVEWLQDELERQRGIGCQYNSYSWSPPAQSNDNTNGYMLERSQSAKNTWTMAYELCPDEVSEKTEQDENNESDLESNLDENKTDQVVQPGGAQEGTTGGTEQSADNKTPTTSSPATGAWPVRVDSNAIPRLSRQLFGAYTSTGGGTTSGTTAPTPATTTTAGSGANSETESSAQETTGETTINGLTNSLDQMEITAKKKCRRVIIRKLVESKDEEDATAATTTATTEVTTSPATTTAMAATSTPATTAATTTGTGSGSGTGTSELPTRIEKNLI, encoded by the exons ATGACGTTCGACACGCGCAGGCACACCACCGGACAGCCGGGCACCACAGCGACCAGCAGTGGCAGCACCACAGCAACCACCACAACGAGTCCGGCACAGAGTGCGGGAACGGGAACGGGCACAGGATCAGGAACGGGCACGGGAACAGTAACCACCTCGAGTTTGCcgggaggaggaggaggtggagggTCAAGTGGCCTGGACAGCAGCCAGGAGCAACAGCCGGCGGTCAGCAGTCAGAGTTCGGATGACGTAGCCGCCTCCTCGTCGACGGGCAGCGTGGAAAGCACCGTCACACTAGt GCCTCCAGAGAAGCTTATATCCTCGTTTCCCACTACGAAACTGAGATTACTGACCCAGAAGATATCCAATCCACGCTGGGTGGTGCCCGTGCTGCCTGAACAGGAACTGGAGGTGCTTCTAAATGCTGCCATCGAGCTGACGCAGGCTG GTGTGGATCACGACTGCGAGCCGTGCGTGGAGTTTTACCGCAATGGACTGAGCACTTCGTTCGCCAAGATCCTCACCGACGAGGCGGTGAACTCATGGAAGTACAACATCCACCACTGCATCCTGGTGTCGTGCGGCAAGCTTCTGCACCTGATCGCCATCCACATGCAGCGCGACAATCCCTACCTTCTGGACTTGCTGGCCATCGTTTTCGATCCGGAAAACAAGTTCAACACGTTTAACGCGGCCCGCCAGCCGGAGTGCTTCGCCAGCGCCGACTGCATCTGGGGTCAGTTGGACAGCAACAAGATGTACGCCCGGCCGCCCCCGGAGCCCAAGAATGCGCGCGGCTGGCTTGTGGATCTCATCAACCGCTTCGGCCAGCTGGGAGGCTTTGACAATCTGCTGGAGCGGTTCAACAGCGGACTGGAACTGCTGAAGCGCAACCAAAACAAGGGCACCGGCAAGAGCGCTTGTGGCGAGGGTGGCGGCGAGGGTAACGGCCAGGATAATCGCCTTACCCTGGCTCTCATCCACAGCCTTCTGCGGCCATTTGGTCAATGCTATGAGCTGCTGACGCCCGCTACCATCGCCAAGTACTTTATGCCCACCTGGAACGTGGTGTTGGACCTTTTGGACAGCTTCACAGACGAGGAGCTAAAGCGCGAGGTGAAGCCCGAGGGACGCAACGACTACATCAACGGGATTGTGAAGTCGGCCCGCTTCCTGGCCAGTCGATTGTCGGGTCAGGAGGAGCTAATTCGCGACTTGGAGATGTTTCGCCTGAAGATGATCCTGCGCCTGCTGCAGGTGTCTAGCTTCAATGGCAAGATGAATGCCCTCAACGAGATCAACAAGGTGCTCTCTTCGGTGGCCTATTACTCGCATAGATCCCAACCCCTGCCCCACTGTATGCCCGAGGACGAGATGGACTGGCTGACGGCGGAGCGCATGGCGCAATGGATTAAGGCGTCGGACGTCTTGGGTATCGTGCTCAAGGACTCGCTGCACCAACCGCAGTATGTGGAAAAGCTCGAAAAGATCATCCGCTTTCTCATTAAGGAGCAAGCACTGACGCTGGACGATTTAGATGCGGTTTGGAGAGCGCAGGCCGGCAAGCACGAGGCAATCGTGAAGAACGTGCACGATCTCCTGGCCAAACTGGCCTGGGATTTTACTCCCGAGCAGCTGGACCACCTCTTTGAAGCGTTTCAA GCCAGCATGACCACGGCCAATAAGAGGCAGCGGGAAAGGCTTTTAGAGCTTATCCGCCGCTTGGCTGAGGACGACAAGAATGGTGTAATGGCGCAAAAGGTGCTGAAGCTTTTCTGGACACTAGCCCACAGTCAGGAGGTGCCGCCAGAGGTGCTTGACCAGGCACTTGGCGCACACGTGAAAATCTTAGACTACAGCTGTTCGCAGGAGCGGGACGCGCAGAAGACCATTTGGTTGGACAAATGTGTCGGTGAGCTAAAGTCGGGCGATGGATGGGTGCTGCCCGCCTTGCGCCTAATCCGGGATATATGTTGTCTATATGACACAACGCCGAATCATGCCCCCCGCACCCAAACGGGCACGAATCGGCAGCAGGTGATCGAGCGACTGCAGAACGACTATTCCTTGGTCATTCTTGTCACCAACAGCTTGACTGCGTACATGGAAAGGGTGCGCCAAATGGTGGCAGACACACCTGGCCTGGAAGCAGCTAACATCGTAATTGACGGACGGTTTCCGCACCATGCGCAAATAGCGGAACGGCTCGAGTTTCTCAAGTTCCTGCTGAAAGACGGACAGTTGTGGCTGTGCGCAGATCAGGCAAAGCAAATCTGGCATTGCTTGGCGGTTAGCGCCGTCTTTCCGGCGGATCGAGAGGAGTGCTTCCGGTGGTTCGGCAAGCTGATGGGAGAGGAGCCTGACTTAGACCCCGGCATAAACAAGGACTTCTTCGAGAACAACATTCTGCAACTCGATCCGCATCTGCTCACCGAGAGCGGCATCAAGTGTTTTGAGCGCTTCTTCAAGGCGGTCAACTCTAAGGAGGACAAGCTAAAGGCGATACACAGAGGTTACATTCTGGACAACGAGGATCTTATAGGTAAGGACTACTTGTGGCGGGTTATTACAACCGGAGGCGAGGAAATCGCCAGCAAGGCCATTGATCTGCTCAAGGAAGTGTCCACGGCATTGGGTCCACGGCTACAGGAGAACATCGCCGAGTTCCACGAAATGTTCATCGGTGAGTGCTGCGCCCGCCTGCGTACTcactacggaaacatcgttatCCTGGGCAAGACGCAACTGCAGGAGGAGTTGGATGCGCCTGATCAGTCGGACAATGCCAACGACGAGTCCAAGGATTCAAAAATGCGTTTCATCGAGGCGGAAAAAATGTGCCGAATTCTAAAGGTGCTGCAGGAATACGTGAAGGAGTGCGACCGCTCCTTTAGCGGCGATCGTGTCCATCTGCCACTCAGTCGAGTTACACGTGGCAAGAACACCAGTCTGTATATTCGGTTCCAGAACCCAGGGAGACCCATTGACGACCTGGAGATCGTTACACACAGCAACGAGACGATGGCCGCTTTCAAGCGAAGTCTACTGAAGCGGATCAAGGGTACTTCTACGACCAACATAAAGGTTGATCTCTTCTACACTAATGGCGAGATGATAGAGGTATCCGACGAGATTAACCCGCTCTATCAGTACACCATCCGCGACAAGATGGTCCTCACAGCGAAGCTCACGCCAGTGGGCACTGGTCTGGCCAGCAGTCCCGATTCCTCCAGCGACTCGAGCACTGGCTCTCCCCCGCGTCCCTGCCCCGACATGCAGCGTGTGGAGTCGGAGAGCACACTGCCCGGCGTGATTATCTCACAAAACTACCAGTACACCGAGTTCTTTCTTAAGCTCTACCAGCTGGGCAGTGACTTAGAGCACGGTCGACTGCGGGACAGTGCAAAGGTACTACTGCATTTGCTGCCCTGCGACCGCCAGACGATGCGTCAGCTGCAGGTGATGTGCAAGGTGCCCAAGGCGGCCGTTACGGTGGCTGTGACGGGCGAGAAGAGCGCTAAGGATGAAGAGGAGAAACTCAACACCACTGATCAACCGACGAGTGAAGTTGAAGAG GAGAACTGCACGCCCGAGCAGATCTTCCTGCACCCTACGCCTGCCCAAGTGCTTTACAATCTTAGTGTGCTGCACGGACTGCTGATTCCCGCGTTGGATCCTCTAGGCGAAGGAGCCCTGCTGGTGCAGTCTGCTTGGATGCACTCGGGCTGTGCCCATTTCGTGCTGGAGCTGTTGACTAAAAACAACTTCCTGCCCAGCGCCGACATGCACACGAAGCGCGCCTCTTTTCAGTGCGTGCTGAGACTGGCTAAGCTGTTTCTGTACATCGTGGGCAGCGTATTGTCCCGCGTAGGCGATGAGCCCATGATCTGCGACCTGGACAACGGATCCCGTTCACAGGTAGACATTCTGAAGCAGAACTTTTCTACGATGCCGAACAGTTCGCAAGGCACACTGCGGGCGATCTCCGCGAAGCTGGCTGTGATGCTTGCCCGCGAAATGCTCTCAGCCAGCCAGGAAGGAGACCGTTGCCGGACGCTCTTCAGTTCCACACTGCAGTGGTCCTGCCCGGACATTTCCACCATCAAGGCGGTGGTGCAGTTGGCCTGGGCCTCGTCCTGCGGCAACCTTCAGGCTCTGGGCAGCAGTAGCGGCGACTTTGAGGACGAGGTGATCGTGCCGGACGGTCAAGATTTCAGCATGTGCAAAGAGGCGCTGGAGGTGCTCACCATCTCGTTTATCCTTAATCCGAGTGCCAACGAAGCCTTGACCAGCGATGCCAACTGGCCAAAGTTCATCACCTCCATTGTACTCAAGAACCCGCTTCGCCACGTGCGACAGGTGGCCTCGGAGCAGCTGTTCCTGGCCTCTACCTACTGCGCCGGCGATCGGCGGCCATTCGTCTACATGGTCAACTTGCTGGTGGGCGCGCTAAAGACGCTGGTTCCCCAGTACGAGGCAACGTGCGCCGAGTTCTTCTCGGTGCTGTGCCGGACCCTGTCCTATGGATGCATCTACAACTGGCCGCTGCAGATCAGCGAGGGATTGTTGGGCGACGAGATCAAGTGGCTGCAACGCATACGAGAGAATGTCCGCGCCACCGGGGACACACAAGTGCACGAGGAGCTCCTCGAGGGCCATCTCTGCCTGGCCAAGGAGCTAATGTTTTTCCTCGCGGCCGACTCAAAAGCGCAGCTCAACGAGCTTATCCACGAGCTGATCGACGACTTCCTCTTCACGGCCTCTCGCGAATTCCTGCATTTACGGCGGCACGGCAGTCTCCGGCAGGACACCGTCCCGCCACCGGTCTGCCGCAGTCCGCACACCATCGCCGCTGCCTGCGATCTCCTTATTGCCTTGTGCCAGCTCTGTGTTCCTAATATGAAGCTACTCACCAATACACTCATCGACTTCGTCTGCACGG ATACTGATCCGTTGCGCGAATGGGATTACCTGCCGCCTGTAGGCGCTAGGCCAACCAAAGGTTTCTGCGGACTGAAGAACGCCGGTGCCACTTGCTACATGAACTCGGTGCTGCAGCAGCTTTACATGGTGCCGGCGGTGCGGGTGGGTATCCTGCGAGCCCATGGCGCGGCCACCACCGACGGCGAGGATTTCAGTGGCGATTCCGATTTGACGGGCGGCGGTCTTGGACCGGCCCTCTTCTCGGGACCCGCCTCTGCCCTAGTCACCTTCTCCTCTTCGTCGGGCGCTGTCGAGGATGGATCGCAGGATGTGCGAAAGAACTATCACGTGGTGATCCTGAAGCACGTGCAGGCCATATTCGCCCACCTGGGCCACAGTGCTCTGCAGTTCTACGTGCCCCGTGGTCTCTGGACGCATTTCAA GCTGCAAGGAGAGCCTGTAAATCTTCGCGAGCAACAGGATGCCGTGGAGTTTTTCATGTCCCTTTTCGAAAGCCTCGACGAGGGACTAAAGGCGCTTGGCCAGCCGCAGCTGATGAATGCCACGCTGGGCGGTTCGTTCAGCGACCAGAAGATCTGCCAAGAGTGCCCCCATCGCTACTCCAAAGAGGAACCATTTAGTGTATTTAGTGTCGATATTAGGAATCATAGCTCATTAACCGAATCTCTGGAGCAGTATGTCAAGGGGGAGCTGCTCGAGGGAGCCGATGCATACCATTGTGATAAATGTGATAAAAAA GTAGTTACCGTTAAGCGGCTATGCGTGAAGAAGCTGCCACCCGTGTTAGCCATACAACTGAAGCGCTTCGAATACGACTACGAGCGCGTCTGTGCGATTAAATTTAAtgattattttgaatttccgCGTATCCTGGATATGGAGCCCTACACAG TGTCTGGCCTAGCTAAGCTAGAGGGCGAGGTGGTGGAGGTGGGTGATAATTGTCAAACAAACGTTGAGACGACAAAGTACGAACTGACCGGCATTGTTGTGCACAGCGGGCAGGCATCCGGGGGCCACTACTTCAGCTACATACTCTCCAA AAACCCAGCGAACGGCAAGTGCCAATGGTACAAGTTTGACGACGGCGAGGTCACCGAGTGCAAAATGCATGAAGATGAGGAGATGAAGGCGCAGTGCTTTGGTGGCGACTACATGGGCGAGATCTACGACAACAACCTTAAGCGCATGCAGTATCGCCGACAGAAGCGCTGGTGGAATGCCTACATGTTGTTCTACACCCGCTGCGACCAGAGTCCCGTGCAGTATGAGCCCAGTGTGGAGCAGTTATCGCTCACTGAGAGCCGCAACATGGTTCTGCCCCTGCCGAAGCCCATCGAGCGCAGCGTGCG GCACCAGAACATTCGGTTTCTGCACTCCCGTAGCATTTTCTCCGTGGAGTTTTTCAACTTTATTAAAAAGCTGGTCAGCtgcaatataccctctgcgcGGAGCGATAAGATC ACTTCTGCTGCCGAGGAGCTTTCGCTGTTGGGGGTGCAACTGGCATCGCAGTTCCTGTTCCACACCGGCTTCCGCACGAAGAAGTCGCTACGCGGCCCAGTCATCGATTG GTACGACGCGCTCTCACATCACATACGTTCCTCGGCTCTGGTTCGCAAGTGGTTCGCCAACCATGCGCTCCTTTCGCCGCCGTCGCGCTTGGGCGAGTACATCCTAATGGCTCCGTCGCCGGAGGTGCGCACCGTCTTCGTTAAGCTGGTGGTGTTTTTCTGCCACTTCGCCATCAACGACGAACCACTGACTGGTTACGACGGCGCCAACCTCTGCGAGCAGGTGCTCATTAGTGTGCTGCGCCTCCTGAAGTCCGAGGCAGCCGACTACGGCAAACACCTGCCCCACTACTTTAGCCTATTCAGTATGTACGTGGGACTGGGGACACGGGAAAAGCAGCAGCTGCTAAGG CTCAATGTGCCGCTGCAGTTTATTCAGGTCGCTTTGGACGACGGCCCCGGTCCGGCCATAAAGTATCAGTATCCCGAGTTCAGTAAGCTTCACCAAGTGGTTTCGCACCTGATACGCTGCAGCGATGTGAGCGAAAAGTGTCAGAGCTCCAACCAGAATGCCCGTCCACTGCCCAATCCATTCAAGGATGCCACGGTGGCGCACGAGGAGCTGACTCCGCTGTCCACTGAGTGCATGGACTTGCTCTTCAACCGCACGGG CTACATCAAGAAAGTGATCGAGGACACAAACGTGGGCGACGAGGGTCTTAAGCTGCTGCAATATTGCAGCTGGGAGAATCCACACTTCTCTCGCGCCGTGCTCACCGAGCTGCTGTGGCAGTGTGGCTTCGCCTACTGCCACGATATGCGGCACCACACTGATCTGCTGCTGAACATCCTGCTGATCGACGACTCGTGGCAGCACCACCGCATACACAATGCCCTCAACGGAGTAGCGGAGGAGCGCGAGGGCCTGCTGGAAACGATACAGCGGGCGAAGACGCACTACCAGAAGAGGGCGTACCAGATAATCAAGTGCCTGACGCAGCTGTTCCACAAGTCGCCGATTGCGCTGCAGATGCTCAACACAAACCCGACCATCAGCCGGCACTGGAGCATTGCCGTCGAGTGGCTGCAGGACGAGTTGGAGCGGCAGCGGGGCATCGGTTGCCAGTACAACTCGTACTCGTGGTCGCCCCCGGCGCAGAGCAACGACAACACCAACGGCTACATGCTGGAGCGGTCGCAGTCCGCCAAGAATACGTGGACAATGGCTTACGAGCTCTGCCCGGATGAGGTCAGCGAGAAAACG GAACAGGATGAGAACAACGAGTCTGATTTGGAGTCGAATCTAGACGAGAACAAGACGGATCAGGTGGTTCAGCCGGGAGGAGCGCAGGAGGGCACCACCGGAGGCACGGAGCAGTCAGCCGACAACAAGACGCCCACCACCAGCAGTCCGGCGACGGGAGCCTGGCCAGTACGAGTGGATAGCAACGCCATTCCACGGCTTTCGCGTCAGCTCTTCGGGGCTTACACGTCGACTGGCGGTGGCACAACTAGCGGAACCACGGCGCCCACGCCCGCCACGACGACGACGGCGGGTAGTGGGGCCAACAGCGAGACGGAGAGTAGTGCTCAGGAGACCACCGGCGAGACGACCATTAACGGTCTGACAAACAGCCTGGACCAAATGGAGATAACGGCCAAAAAG AAGTGTCGCAGGGTGATAATAAGAAAGCTGGTGGAAAGTAAGGACGAGGAGGACGCGACGGCTGCGACCACGACAGCCACCACGGAGGTCACAACGTCGCCAGCGACAACCACTGCAATGGCAGCCACTTCAACACCTGCCACAACAGCAGCCACCACAACGGGAACAGGATCAGGGTCGGGCACCGGAACGAGTGAGCTCCCGACGAGGATAGagaaaaacttaatttaa